A part of Ziziphus jujuba cultivar Dongzao chromosome 8, ASM3175591v1 genomic DNA contains:
- the LOC107406554 gene encoding cyclic dof factor 1 isoform X1 has translation MSGSQLGDPAIKLFGTNIPVPESGFPVGSVHSSGFRSWVPPSAVPLVMDECSEAKKAEVGDPSVEKFCKQDKLSELDNGKQTGFQIHGHRKENEVNHNSEDDKGAGCDKSGKEKALKKPDKVLPCPRCNSLETKFCYFNNYNVNQPRYFCKNCQRYWTAGGTIRNVPVGAGRRRNKHSSPQYHQTVAHADAAPVTQGDTLNSDNHHHPSSIIIPASERPVNGMGNSLEFGTDAPLCESMATVLNLKDHNRSEISSAAVGDNCEEPSSSTSSLTDTSPLENEYSGKENDGSNPTHPIQYYPVPQWTYPWNPGWSFMTVGPDSSNTNHPYMGSLPMMAVPGFCAPNITFQLLPASCWGYMPSWEARKLVTPLHGSTENLIPSSSTRNTGCSGSPTLGKHSRDTTLQAEDQTEQCLWVPKTLRIDDPDEAAKSSIWSTLGIKPDKNESSVRDGLFKALPNKSGANSHTSDADQVLQSNPAAFSRSQSFKENT, from the exons ATGTCTGGTTCTCAACTCGGAGATCCGGCCATTAAGCTCTTCGGAACGAATATTCCGGTGCCGGAGTCTGGTTTTCCTGTGGGTTCCGTACACAGCTCCGGTTTCAGGTCCTGGGTTCCTCCTTCTGCTGTGCCTTTAGTCATG GATGAATGTAGCGAAGCAAAGAAAGCTGAAGTGGGGGATCCTTCTGTAGAAAAGTTTTGCAAGCAGGATAAACTTTCTGAATTAGATAATGGCAAACAGACCGGTTTCCAAATTCATGGCCACAGGAAGGAGAATGAAGTGAATCACAACTCTGAAGACGACAAAGGTGCTGGATGTGATAAAAGTGGAAAAGAGAAGGCTTTGAAAAAGCCAGACAAGGTCCTCCCATGTCCTCGCTGCAACAGCTTAGAAACAAAGTTTTGCTATTTCAATAATTATAATGTTAACCAACCCAGGTATTTCTGCAAGAACTGCCAGAGATATTGGACAGCAGGGGGTACAATCAGAAATGTTCCTGTGGGGGCTGGACGGCGTAGAAATAAGCATTCATCTCCACAATATCATCAAACAGTGGCACATGCCGATGCAGCACCTGTCACCCAGGGAGACACCCTTAATTCTGATAACCATCATCATCCATCATCCATTATCATTCCTGCCTCTGAAAGACCTGTCAATGGAATGGGGAACAGCCTAGAATTTGGAACAGATGCTCCATTGTGTGAATCTATGGCAACTGTACTTAATCTCAAAGACCACAATAGAAGCGAAATTAGCTCTGCAGCAGTTGGGGATAATTGTGAGGAGCCATCATCGTCCACCTCTTCCTTGACAGACACTTCTCCACTGGAAAATGAATATTctggaaaagaaaatgatggTTCTAATCCTACACATCCCATCCAGTATTACCCTGTTCCTCAATGGACTTATCCTTGGAATCCAGGGTGGAGCTTTATGACTGTAGGACCGGATAGCAGTAATACAAATCATCCTTACATGGGTTCTCTCCCTATGATGGCAGTTCCTGGGTTTTGTGCTCCTAACATCACTTTTCAATTATTACCTGCCTCATGTTGGGGTTACATGCCAAGCTGGGAGGCTAGAAAATTGGTAACGCCATTGCATGGGTCTACTGAGAACCTGATACCTTCATCTTCCACTAGAAACACTGGTTGTTCAGGCTCACCAACCTTGGGGAAACATTCAAGAGATACAACTTTACAGGCAGAAGATCAAACTGAACAATGCCTTTGGGTACCTAAGACATTGAGAATTGATGATCCAGATGAGGCTGCAAAGAGTTCTATATGGTCTACCTTGGGTATTAAGCCTGATAAAAATGAATCTTCAGTAAGAGATGGTCTTTTCAAAGCTTTACCGAACAAATCCGGTGCTAATTCACATACATCAGATGCTGATCAGGTTTTACAATCAAATCCAGCTGCTTTTTCTCGCTCTCAATCTTTTAAAGAGAACACGTAA
- the LOC107406554 gene encoding cyclic dof factor 2 isoform X2: MRNACLFICVSEYSSVPMKSGSFNFQDECSEAKKAEVGDPSVEKFCKQDKLSELDNGKQTGFQIHGHRKENEVNHNSEDDKGAGCDKSGKEKALKKPDKVLPCPRCNSLETKFCYFNNYNVNQPRYFCKNCQRYWTAGGTIRNVPVGAGRRRNKHSSPQYHQTVAHADAAPVTQGDTLNSDNHHHPSSIIIPASERPVNGMGNSLEFGTDAPLCESMATVLNLKDHNRSEISSAAVGDNCEEPSSSTSSLTDTSPLENEYSGKENDGSNPTHPIQYYPVPQWTYPWNPGWSFMTVGPDSSNTNHPYMGSLPMMAVPGFCAPNITFQLLPASCWGYMPSWEARKLVTPLHGSTENLIPSSSTRNTGCSGSPTLGKHSRDTTLQAEDQTEQCLWVPKTLRIDDPDEAAKSSIWSTLGIKPDKNESSVRDGLFKALPNKSGANSHTSDADQVLQSNPAAFSRSQSFKENT, translated from the exons ATGCGGAATGCATgcttatttatttgtgtttctgaATATTCTTCTGTGCCAATGAAGAGTGGCAG TTTCAATTTTCAGGATGAATGTAGCGAAGCAAAGAAAGCTGAAGTGGGGGATCCTTCTGTAGAAAAGTTTTGCAAGCAGGATAAACTTTCTGAATTAGATAATGGCAAACAGACCGGTTTCCAAATTCATGGCCACAGGAAGGAGAATGAAGTGAATCACAACTCTGAAGACGACAAAGGTGCTGGATGTGATAAAAGTGGAAAAGAGAAGGCTTTGAAAAAGCCAGACAAGGTCCTCCCATGTCCTCGCTGCAACAGCTTAGAAACAAAGTTTTGCTATTTCAATAATTATAATGTTAACCAACCCAGGTATTTCTGCAAGAACTGCCAGAGATATTGGACAGCAGGGGGTACAATCAGAAATGTTCCTGTGGGGGCTGGACGGCGTAGAAATAAGCATTCATCTCCACAATATCATCAAACAGTGGCACATGCCGATGCAGCACCTGTCACCCAGGGAGACACCCTTAATTCTGATAACCATCATCATCCATCATCCATTATCATTCCTGCCTCTGAAAGACCTGTCAATGGAATGGGGAACAGCCTAGAATTTGGAACAGATGCTCCATTGTGTGAATCTATGGCAACTGTACTTAATCTCAAAGACCACAATAGAAGCGAAATTAGCTCTGCAGCAGTTGGGGATAATTGTGAGGAGCCATCATCGTCCACCTCTTCCTTGACAGACACTTCTCCACTGGAAAATGAATATTctggaaaagaaaatgatggTTCTAATCCTACACATCCCATCCAGTATTACCCTGTTCCTCAATGGACTTATCCTTGGAATCCAGGGTGGAGCTTTATGACTGTAGGACCGGATAGCAGTAATACAAATCATCCTTACATGGGTTCTCTCCCTATGATGGCAGTTCCTGGGTTTTGTGCTCCTAACATCACTTTTCAATTATTACCTGCCTCATGTTGGGGTTACATGCCAAGCTGGGAGGCTAGAAAATTGGTAACGCCATTGCATGGGTCTACTGAGAACCTGATACCTTCATCTTCCACTAGAAACACTGGTTGTTCAGGCTCACCAACCTTGGGGAAACATTCAAGAGATACAACTTTACAGGCAGAAGATCAAACTGAACAATGCCTTTGGGTACCTAAGACATTGAGAATTGATGATCCAGATGAGGCTGCAAAGAGTTCTATATGGTCTACCTTGGGTATTAAGCCTGATAAAAATGAATCTTCAGTAAGAGATGGTCTTTTCAAAGCTTTACCGAACAAATCCGGTGCTAATTCACATACATCAGATGCTGATCAGGTTTTACAATCAAATCCAGCTGCTTTTTCTCGCTCTCAATCTTTTAAAGAGAACACGTAA